One Fusarium musae strain F31 chromosome 6, whole genome shotgun sequence DNA segment encodes these proteins:
- a CDS encoding hypothetical protein (EggNog:ENOG41) translates to MPASTVETPAVALSFANNFWGKEDAGVAPLLSRMTAAKTTCDELRAFYGARASIEEEYSRKLLNLSRKALGSQESGTLKTSLDTVRGEVEQMAKQHQLIGAEMKSELEEPLAAFAGGMKERRKIIQNTVEKLLKVKMQQTQQVNKTRDKYEQECLKIKGYLAQGHMVMGQEERRNKAKLEKTQISLATSNTEYENAVKALEDTTTRWNREWKSAADKFQDLEEERLDFTKSSLWTFANIASTVCVSDDSSCEKIRLSLEVMDVEKDIITFITEKGTGQEIPDAPKYINFCRGDVTDNQSETSEDDNYSVAQFPRSINPAFRSSSPQPSTFESHHDPNSALANDLAHREVASSKRDLPSQKPATLPPDEILQIGTQKPQPQQIQAPPQPRQQQIPRPSQMQHPAQLQYAPQHQHPSQLQHHSQLQHPSQLQHHPQQQYSPQRQQPSQQVAHHAGHHMQQQMRPLEMRPADGRSGDMRHSNIRHPDGRQHDPRPSLEMRHSGEVRPSMQSRPSADARQSMDARTSLEVRRPIEDPYRRQQPAGHVSYDANQHGAVAAVPHDPYPLDGMTMLCRTGPSPISDQSSQVTSARPSSRDSHSDYSNPNSFSSVEPPSGKTSPVKQDPIKPNPVPTQPPAPVPAPAPAPVTAPAPAPASAPAVSNGPSPVKLVAKKKSGGFLKNHSPFRRKSNKDLQSSNRNTWHAPSTQNSGSPVRRPQLQTQEPSNVVTKERTQSPEPIDANASLALGVGQNVFPVSTPDTKKKPGAATEQTHEETDPIALALAELKGVTLGKQSSMRMSADHYSGLATPAPASEAASRQASASRTAPTPVNPDVAAAKRGTPPPSYQTPVSRLGVPPPAVTSRAMKEATKKATTQTRSMFESGGGSPGGFNSTASRTNTRATETRRSEPSPTQSVPPSASRPATRTTNHGRGESGSYSASPVSRQPTRATDNGRGEPGSYSSASMPRPGTRGTDMGRGDTGGYSTPPVARSGTKASEMPRSDTRGIPISRPGTRGSDMSRGGSGIYGSSPGSRPGTRGSDMPRATSPAPARSVSPQPPMNDNMSYRSVSPNPYAASQRSPSVMSSPQKHGSAQGYYPQSPQQAASRGPSPSPYAQQNRPGSSYAGSDMAIQLAPVDDAYGSQRSRGSRPASRAMSYYDDGSTRQRSQSVADPSRLYTGDGRAILHYARALYMYQAAIPEELSFGKGDYLAVLRHQDDGWWEAEVHGGDGSVGLVPSNYLAAC, encoded by the exons ATGCCCGCATCAACGGTTGAGACTCCAGCCGTTGCGCTGTCTT TCGCAAACAACTTTTGGGGCAAAGAAGATGCCGGTGTGGCGCCGCTACTGAGTCGCATGACTGCGGCTAAGACTACATGCGATGAACTACGAGCATTCTATGGCG CTCGAGCGTCGATTGAGGAGGAATACTCCCGTAAATTATTGAACCTGAGTCGCAAAGCCCTAGGATCGCAGGAGTCTGGTACATTGAAGACATCGTTGGATACCGTCCGAGGCGAGGTCGAACAGATGGCCAAGCAGCATCAACTCATTGGCGCAGAAATGAAGTCAGAACTTGAGGAACCACTCGCTGCCTTTGCTGGTGGAATGAAGGAGCGACGAAAGATTATTCAGAACACCGTTGAAAAGCTATTGAAGGTCAAGATGCAGCAGACACAGCAGGTCAACAAG ACACGCGATAAGTATGAGCAAGAGTGTTTGAAGATCAAGGGTTATCTTGCTCAAGGCCACATGGTAatgggccaagaagaacgacgCAACAAAGCCAAACTCGAAAAGACACAGATCAGCCTTGCAACTTCCAATACAGAGTACGAAAATGCAGTTAAAGCACTCGAAGACACGACAACAAGATGGAACAGAGAGTGGAAGTCAGCCGCCGACAAATTCCAAGATTTGGAGGAAGAACGACTCGACTTCACCAAGAGTAGCCTGTGGACGTTTGCCAATATCGCCTCCACGGTTTGCGTTAGTGACGATTCGTCGTGCGAGAAGATCCGACTCTCATTGGAGGTCATGGATGTGGAAAAGGACATCATCACTTTCATTACAGAAAAGGGAACCGGACAGGAGATCCCAGATGCTCCCAAGTATATCAACTTCTGTCGTGGAGATGTGACAGATAACCAGTCTGAGACGTCAGAAGACGACAACTATTCTGTCGCTCAATTTCCTCGCAGCATCAACCCTGCTTTCCGTTCGTCgtctcctcaaccttcgaCATTCGAGTCGCATCATGATCCAAATTCTGCTCTGGCCAACGACCTGGCGCACAGAGAAGTCGCTTCAAGCAAACGTGATCTTCCAAGCCAGAAGCCAGCAACGCTGCCCCCCGACGAGATACTCCAAATTGGCACTCAaaagcctcaacctcagcagaTCCAGGCCCCTCCTCAACCGCGTCAACAGCAGATTCCACGCCCTTCTCAGATGCAGCACCCCGCTCAGCTGCAATATGCCccccagcatcagcatcccTCCCAATTGCAGCACCactctcagcttcagcacccatcgcagctgcagcatcatcctcagcagcagtacTCTCCTCAGCGTCAGCAACCATCCCAGCAGGTCGCTCACCATGCAGGGCATCACATGCAACAGCAAATGAGGCCCCTGGAAATGAGACCCGCAGATGGCAGATCTGGAGACATGAGGCACTCGAACATTCGACATCCAGATGGGCGACAGCACGATCCAAGACCGTCTTTGGAGATGCGCCACTCTGGGGAAGTTCGGCCTTCCATGCAGTCTCGACCCAGTGCCGATGCAAGGCAATCAATGGATGCAAGGACATCTCTGGAAGTAAGGCGACCAATCGAGGATCCGTATCGCCGCCAACAACCTGCAGGTCATGTATCGTATGATGCCAACCAGCATGGTGCTGTTGCAGCCGTACCACACGACCCCTACCCCCTGGATGGCATGACGATGCTATGCAGGACTGGGCCCAGCCCCATCTCGGACCAGAGTTCGCAGGTGACATCTGCTCGACCTTCGAGCAGAGACTCCCATAGTGATTATTCGAACCCCAACTCGTTCTCTAGTGTGGAACCACCGAGCGGCAAAACTTCACCCGTCAAGCAGGATCCTATAAAGCCGAACCCAGTGCCAACTCAACCGCCAGCACCAGTGCCGGCACCTGCGCCGGCTCCAGTCActgctccggctccggctccggcgtCCGCACCAGCTGTCAGCAATGGTCCAAGCCCAGTCAAATTAGTTGCTAAGAAGAAGAGCGGTGGTTTCTTAAAGAACCACAGTCCATTCAGACGTAAGAGCAACAAGGATCTTCAGTCATCAAACAGGAACACATGGCACGCACCGAGCACTCAAAACTCGGGTAGTCCCGTTCGCCGACCACAGTTACAAACACAAGAGCCCAGCAATGTTGTCACCAAAGAACGTACTCAGAGTCCCGAGCCCATCGATGCCAATGCCAGTCTGGCTCTGGGAGTGGGACAGAATGTCTTCCCTGTATCTACCCCTGACACAAAGAAGAAACCAGGAGCTGCCACTGAACAGACACACGAGGAGACAGACCCGATCGCTCTGGCCCTTGCGGAGCTGAAAGGTGTCACGTTAGGCAAGCAGTCATCAATGAGAATGTCTGCTGATCACTATTCCGGGCTTGCCACTCCGGCGCCAGCATCAGAAGCTGCTTCAAGACAAGCCTCAGCCTCTCGCACAGCTCCGACTCCTGTGAACCCGGATGTTGCGGCGGCAAAGAGAGGAACGCCGCCACCATCATACCAAACCCCAGTTTCACGCCTGGGTGTCCCACCACCTGCAGTGACTTCTAGGGCAATGAAGGAAGCGACCAAGAAGGCTACCACACAGACACGAAGCATGTTTGAGAGTGGAGGCGGTTCACCAGGAGGATTCAATAGTACTGCTTCTAGGACCAACACTCGAGCAACCGAAACAAGGCGATCTGAGCCATCCCCAACTCAGAGTGTTCCACCAAGTGCTTCACGACCGGCTACTCGAACCACTAACCATGGCAGGGGCGAGTCTGGTAGTTACAGCGCGTCCCCTGTGTCACGACAGCCAACTAGAGCCACCGATAACGGACGCGGCGAGCCTGGAAGCTATAGCTCAGCATCCATGCCTCGACCAGGCACTCGGGGCACTGACATGGGTAGAGGGGATACTGGCGGCTATAGTACACCACCCGTGGCACGTTCGGGAACCAAAGCAAGCGAGATGCCCCGATCGGACACTCGCGGAATCCCTATTTCGCGACCAGGCACAAGGGGAAGTGACATGTCTCGTGGCGGATCTGGTATTTATGGATCATCACCTGGTTCCCGACCTGGCACCAGGGGCTCTGATATGCCCAGAGCAActtcaccagcaccagctcgCAGCGTGTCTCCACAGCCACCTATGAACGACAACATGAGCTACAGATCGGTATCGCCCAACCCTTACGCTGCTAGCCAACGCTCCCCGTCCGTCATGAGCTCACCACAGAAGCATGGCTCTGCCCAGGGGTATTATCCCCAGTCACCTCAGCAGGCTGCTAGCCGCGggccttctccttcaccTTATGCCCAGCAGAATCGCCCTGGAAGCAGCTATGCAGGTAGCGACATGGCAATTCAGCTCGCGCCGGTTGATGATGCCTATGGTTCTCAGAGGAGTCGAGGCAGCCGCCCTGCTTCGAGGGCCATGAGCTACTATGACGATGGTAGTACCCGTCAACGTAGTCAAAGCGTTGCTGATCCGTCTCGTCTATATACGGGAGATGGCAGAGCAATTCTGCATTATG CACGCGCATTATACATGTACCAAGCAGCCATTCCCGAGGAGTTGAGCTTTGGTAAGGGTGACTATCTTGCGGTCCTCCGTCACCAAGACGATGGATGGTGGGAGGCTGAAGTCCACGGCGGAGACGGAAGCGTCGGGCTGGTCCCAAGCAATTACCTTGCGGCGTGCTAA
- a CDS encoding hypothetical protein (EggNog:ENOG41): MKTQQEYDVSLILAMPRSNPNVERGNFMITLHMVNSQADAELHAAAERHASLHQGLEGANVLFTSRRPALFPYVDPLVSVASRVLFLLYHLFTPGSSTNSMIIPLAERVLFSRASNLPKSAYVEVEAGQTIQIYHAYLQLTAQLRGLRWMMVHYRISTFIALTLVFWAFEVIFMCVAWGFWSMASGSPPGDAADKTRRLEAERYEYEDEDTDHAETFPTYGRQQPLKYEPEIKPEADPEQPLSEIPRAGADADDEDEGSFDDDDDDVQHKDSGIGTSYSEEGISSIRRRTSRNKL, translated from the coding sequence ATGAAGACGCAGCAAGAGTACGATGTGTCGTTGATTTTGGCGATGCCTCGCTCGAATCCAAACGTGGAGCGCGGCAACTTCATGATTACCCTGCACATGGTCAACTCGCAAGCTGATGCTGAGTTGCATGCTGCGGCTGAACGTCACGCATCGCTACACCAAGGATTGGAAGGGGCCAACGTACTGTTCACTTCACGCAGGCCTGCTTTGTTTCCTTACGTGGACCCATTAGTATCGGTTGCCTCTCGCGTACTATTTCTGCTTTACCATTTGTTCACACCGGGTTCAAGCACGAACTCGATGATCATCCCGTTGGCCGAGCGAGTCTTGTTCTCAAGGGCCTCGAATCTCCCCAAGTCAGCGTATGTGGAGGTTGAAGCGGGCCAGACTATTCAGATTTACCATGCCTACCTTCAGCTCACAGCTCAGCTTCGTGGGCTCCGGTGGATGATGGTTCACTATCGCATCTCGACATTCATCGCATTGACCCTTGTTTTTTGGGCTTTTGAAGTTATTTTTATGTGTGTTGCTTGGGGATTTTGGAGCATGGCTTCAGGATCACCGCCTGGAGATGCTGCTGACAAGACCAGGAGGCTCGAGGCAGAACGATATGagtatgaagatgaggacacCGATCACGCAGAGACCTTCCCGACATATGGAAGACAGCAACCGCTCAAGTACGAGCCCGAAATCAAACCAGAGGCGGACCCTGAACAGCCTTTATCGGAAATTCCTCGCGCAGGAGCCGACGcggatgacgaagacgagggAAGttttgacgatgacgacgacgatgtgCAACACAAGGATTCGGGCATCGGAACGAGTTATAGTGAGGAGGGAATTTCAAGCATTCGAAGACGAACGTCGCGTAATAAGTTGTAG
- a CDS encoding hypothetical protein (EggNog:ENOG41), protein MPCFKGIAVSIHANSAPLPEYGMQKQSRLSRISTYIPVPQPQLAESNKPEPAKFAISITLLTPGLPIPYSTPKPSDDNPYPKPQFVGGLNTSDRNKSSGVVNPYIPMTNSENETIAAYIYFDGRAKEEVATLLRPGEETWVNSRWVQVPDSEGGGLAEREFLFREVGLERWLNGLDLQGHDAAEKLEKRRQKFEKRRRRQRAMEGNASADVEQGSTGRRDTLRYGADDKSPIEAVVDDSDSWSDDDDEPPEATGQIKVAMFRVLASGEIKKGEYSPQFGAHDGDEDDMSSKEGNGIDADVEHTTSFAKPKTLDPKTISTQTVTGIDGPDKPYAVFTFFYRGERQLQKIGVLQSSKNPQTTPGSAKRRSGQLDFSSLGPLKAGGTVGFSAFRDQATEASRRRKARKKSNGNIADDSDDDDEEDDENLGKMEEVYAKDVNAKLAPEDVKFQGELAEGVDRIHLKRAHSADPDSLATSELSQTPTAASESMSQVPTTGGSPANNLLSNAVGLDTPSKSIFQSPLKKYRPSVDYGPGGLNLSTGSGLKSEVDSAVFGGSGSGSGTPSNIETQKPKVEDEEEL, encoded by the exons ATGCCCTGCTTCAAGGGCATTGCGGTCAGCATTCATGCGAACTCTGCCCCGCTGCCAGAGTATGGCATGCAGAAGCAATCTCGTCTCTCAAGAATCAGTACCTACATTCCTGTACCCCAACCTCAGCTCGCTGAGTCAAACAAACCCGAGCCTGCAAAATtcgccatctccatcacccTTCTCACCCCCGGCTTGCCTATCCCATACTCGACCCCGAAGCCAAGTGATGATAACCCCTACCCGAAGCCTCAGTTCGTCGGCGGTCTGAACACCAGTGATCGGAATAAGTCCTCTGGTGTTGTGAACCCCTACATCCCCATGACAAACTCCGAAAATGAGACCATCGCTGCTTACATCTACTTCGACGGTCGAGCTAAGGAGGAAGTTGCTACTCTTCTGCGACCAGGTGAAGAAACATGGGTCAACAGCCGCTGGGTCCAGGTGCCAGATTCTGAAGGTGGCGGTCTGGCTGAGCGAGAATTTCTATTCCGCGAGGTTGGTCTCGAGCGTTGGCTCAACGGCTTGGACCTACAAGGCCATGATGCCGCCGAGAAGCTAGAGAAGCGTCGCCAGAAGTTCGAGAAACGCCGCCGACGACAACGGGCCATGGAAGGAAACGCCAGTGCCGACGTGGAGCAGGGATCTACAGGACGCAGGGACACACTACGCTATGGCGCTGACGACAAGTCTCCTATTGAAGCTGTCGTGGACGACTCTGATTCCTGgtccgacgacgatgacgaacCTCCTGAGGCGACTGGGCAGATCAAGGTGGCTATGTTCCGCGTGCTTGCCTCTGGCGAAATCAAGAAGGGCGAATACTCACCCCAGTTCGGTGCTCACGAcggcgacgaagatgacaTGAGCTCTAAGGAAGGAAATGGCATCGACGCCGACGTTGAACACACGACAAGTTTTGCGAAGCCCAAGACTCTTGATCCGAAGACCATCAGTACACAGACAGTCACGGGCATCGACGGACCAGACAAGCCCTACGCTGTCTTTACCTTCTTTTACAGGGGAGAGC GACAATTGCAAAAGATCGGGGTTCTACAGTCCTCAAAGAACCCTCAGACAACCCCTGGATCAGCCAAACGGAGGTCAGGTCAACTAGACTTCTCCAGCCTCGGACCTCTCAAGGCTGGTGGTACCGTTGGCTTCTCCGCTTTCCGTGACCAGGCCACCGAAGCCTCGAGACGACGCAAGGCTAGAAAGAAGAGCAATGGAAACATCGCCGATGAtagcgacgatgatgatgaagaggacgacgagaACCTTGGCAAGATGGAGGAAGTGTACGCAAAAGATGTGAACGCAAAACTTGCGCCAGAAGACGTCAAATTCCAGGGCGAACTTGCCGAGGGCGTGGATCGTATTCAC CTTAAGAGGGCGCATTCTGCAGACCCAGACAGTCTGGCCACATCGGAATTGTCACAAACCCCGACCGCAGCTAGCGAATCCATGTCACAAGTGCCTACCACCGGGGGCTCCCCCGCCAACAATCTTCTCTCGAATGCTGTAGGCCTTGATACACCTAGCAAGTCGATCTTCCAGAGTCCTCTCAAGAAATACCGACCCAGTGTGGACTACGGACCGGGAGGTCTGAACCTCTCAACAGGATCTGGCTTGAAATCAGAGGTAGATTCAGCCGTTTTCGGGGGATCTGGGTCGGGGTCAGGAACACCCTCTAATATCGAAACTCAAAAACcgaaggttgaggatgaggaggagctatga
- the NTF2 gene encoding Nuclear transport factor 2 (EggNog:ENOG41~BUSCO:EOG09265BCT), translated as MAGNFEEVAKQFVEFYYNTFDSDRKGLAALYRDHSMLTFESASVLGTQAITEKLAGLPFEKVKHQVSTLDAQPSNDQGGVIILITGALLVDEEQRPMNFSQSFQLARDANGQYFVYNDIFKLVFG; from the exons ATGGCCGGAA ACTTTGAGGAAGTTGCCA AGCAGTTTGTTGAGTTCTACTACAACACCTTCGACAGTGATCGCAAGGGTCTCGCTGCTCTCTAC CGAGACCACTCTATGCTGACTTTCGAGTCTGCTTCCGTCCTTGGCACCCAAGCCATTACCGAGAAGCTTGCT GGCCTCCCctttgagaaggtcaagcaCCAAGTCTCTACCCTCGATGCCCAGCCCTCCAACGACCAGGGCGGCGTCATTATCCTCATTACCGGTGCTCTCCTT GTCGATGAGGAGCAGCGCCCCATGAACTTCAGCCAGTCTTTCCAGCTCGCCCGCGATGCGAATGGCCAGTACTTCGTCTACAacgacatcttcaagcttgtcTTCGGTTAA
- the RPL8 gene encoding 60S ribosomal protein L8 (EggNog:ENOG41) gives MPPKSGKKVAPAPFPQGKAGKKAAKNPLLEKRPRNFGIGQDIQPKRNVSRMVKWPEYVRLQRQKKILQMRLKVPPALAQFQHVLDRNTAAQAFKLLNKYRPETKAEKKERLLQEATAVKEGKKKEDVSKKPYTVKYGLNHVVGLIENKKASLVLIPNDVEPIELVVFLPSLCKKMGIPYAIVKGKARLGTVVHKKTAAVLAITEVRSEDKNELSKLISAVKDGYLDKHEQARRQWGGGIMGPKAQMKIIKKQKALEAATKI, from the exons ATG CCTCCCAAGTCCGGCAAGAAGGTCGCTCCCGCCCCTTTCCCTCAGGGTaaggctggcaagaaggCCGCAAAG AACCCTCTCCTCGAGAAGCGACCTCGCAACTTCGGCATCGGCCAGGACATCCAGCCCAAGCGAAATGTCTCTCGCATGGTCAAGTGGCCCGAGTATGTCCGCCTCCAACGACAGAAGAAGATCCTTCAGATGCGCCTGAAGGTTCCCCCGGCTCTCGCTCAGTTCCAGCACGTCCTCGACCGCAACACTGCTGCCCAGGccttcaagctcctcaacaagTACCGACCTGAGaccaaggccgagaagaaggagcgTCTCCTCCAGGAGGCTACCGCTGTCAAGGAGggtaagaagaaggaggatgttTCCAAGAAGCCCTACACTGTCAAGTACGGTCTCAACCATGTTGTTGGCCTCattgagaacaagaaggcttctctcgtcctcatccccaACGATGTCGAGCCCATTGAGctcgtcgtcttccttcCTTCTCTCTGCAAGAAGATGGGTATCCCTTACGCCAttgtcaagggcaaggcccGTCTCGGAACTGTCGTCCACAAGAAG ACCGCTGCTGTCCTCGCTATCACCGAGGTCCGCTCCGAGGACAAGAACGAGCTCTCCAAGCTCATCTCCGCTGTCAAGGACGGTTACCTTGACAAGCACGAGCAGGCCCGCCGACAATGGGGTGGTGGTATCATGGGTCCCAAGGCTCagatgaagatcatcaagaagcaaaaggctcttgaggctgCTACGAAGATCTAA
- the NCS6 gene encoding nucleotidyltransferase (BUSCO:EOG09262IZ6), protein MAPTPCFRCQSNRAVVKRPKNHHKLCRDCFIRVFEDEVHHTITSSDLFFPGERVAIGASGGKDSTVLASVMKTLNERHNYGLDLVLLSVDEGIKGYRDDSLETVKRNAVQYDMPLEIVGYDELYGWTMDQVVETIGKKGNCTYCGVFRRQALDRGAKKLAIQHVITGHNADDVAETVLMNLLRGDMPRLSRSTSIVTGNASSEVKRSKPLKYAYEKEIVLYAHHKKLDYFSTECIYSPEAFRGTARGLIKNLEKVRPSAILDIVRSGEDMARLTPDKGQAACGCDEGEGLGGCGSANGRTSGNEMAQVEASLKEKHESAALETEITSNGTPKDDAVPLPVRTKKQKETPAPKQNLGKCVKCGYMSSQTMCQACTLLEGLNKNRAEIAI, encoded by the coding sequence ATGGCACCTACACCTTGCTTTCGGTGTCAGAGCAACCGGGCTGTTGTAAAGCGACCCAAGAACCATCATAAGCTGTGCCGAGACTGCTTCATCAGAGTGTTCGAGGATGAAGTCCATCACACAATCACATCATCAGACCTCTTCTTTCCCGGCGAAAGAGTTGCAATTGGTGCTTCGGGTGGCAAGGATTCAACAGTGCTGGCATCAGTAATGAAGACTTTGAACGAACGACATAACTATGGACTTGACCTAGTACTCTTGAGTGTCGACGAGGGCATCAAGGGATATCGGGACGATTCCCTAGAGACAGTCAAGCGAAATGCTGTTCAATACGACATGCCCCTGGAAATTGTTGGTTACGATGAACTGTACGGATGGACCATGGACCAAGTTGTCGAAACCATTGGAAAGAAGGGAAATTGCACATATTGTGGTGTTTTCAGACGACAGGCCCTCGACCGAGGAGCCAAGAAGCTGGCCATTCAGCATGTCATTACCGGCCACAACGCTGACGATGTTGCCGAGACCGTTCTCATGAATCTATTGCGAGGTGACATGCCACGCTTGTCCCGAAGTACCAGTATTGTTACCGGAAACGCAAGCAGTGAGGTCAAGAGGAGCAAGCCTCTCAAGTATGCAtacgagaaggagatcgtGCTCTACGCACACCACAAGAAGCTGGACTACTTCAGCACGGAGTGTATTTACAGCCCCGAGGCTTTCAGAGGAACAGCACGTGGACTTATCAAGAACCTGGAGAAAGTGCGGCCAAGTGCAATTCTCGACATTGTACGAAGTGGAGAGGACATGGCTCGACTTACACCAGACAAGGGCCAAGCTGCGTGTGGTTGCGACGAAGGCGAGGGACTTGGAGGGTGCGGATCAGCCAACGGGCGGACTTCTGGTAATGAGATGGCCCAGGTCGAGGCCAGCCTGAAGGAAAAGCACGAGTCGGCAGCTCTCGAGACAGAGATTACATCCAATGGAACACCCAAAGACGACGCAGTTCCCTTGCCAGTAAGGACtaagaagcaaaaggagACACCTGCACCAAAACAGAACCTAGGGAAGTGTGTTAAGTGTGGTTACATGTCGAGTCAGACCATGTGCCAGGCTTGCACATTATTGGAGGGTCTGAATAAGAATAGAGCAGAGATAGCGATATAA